In the Wyeomyia smithii strain HCP4-BCI-WySm-NY-G18 chromosome 2, ASM2978416v1, whole genome shotgun sequence genome, one interval contains:
- the LOC129722050 gene encoding anaphase-promoting complex subunit 15: protein MLPFFPSLRPAVANNLWFAVDECCDEDAEVNAMESEHQEWLNRMTQIGADLAPIGKNTNEHADNMDSEDEDANDESDDSDNSDEDDEDMDDINNAARPNERLVMEPAYNNTDDEIQPNDTL from the exons ATGCTCCCGTTTTTCCCATCGTTGCGGCCTGCTGTGGCCAACAATCTGTGGTTCGCCGTGGACGAATGCTGCGACGAGGACGCCGAAGTGAACGCAATGGAATCGGAGCACCAGGAATGG CTAAACCGTATGACACAGATTGGTGCCGATCTGGCACCGATAGGTAAAAACACCAACGAACATGCTGACAATATGGACTCGGAGGATGAGGATG CAAACGACGAAAGTGACGACTCGGACAACTCGGATGAAGATGACGAGGACATGGACGACATCAATAATGCTGCCCGGCCAAACGAGCGGCTTGTGATGGAACCGGCTTACAACAATACCGACGATGAGATACAGCCCAACGATACGCTGTGA